In Herbaspirillum sp. WKF16, one genomic interval encodes:
- a CDS encoding 2-hydroxyacid dehydrogenase, which translates to MHKEELLVVTPYPQADMELLAGKYDLHVLSQSPQPERLLAELAPRLRVLATNGESGASAQLIDALPRLEIIVSYGVGVDAIDLAHAAAKGIRVTNTPDVLTGDVADLGIALMLAAARDVARCDALTRAGQWGQAQIPLTTRVFGKRLGIIGLGRVGRAVARRAEAFDMQVHYHDKLRFDDVPYRYVGGMAELAAGVDFLMVCAAADQMPRGAIGREVFDALGADGFLINIARGSIIDEPALLACLERRGIRGAALDVFWNEPAIDPRFLALPNVLLQPHRASATVETRAAMARLVRDNLDAFFSGSALPTEFTMHLARA; encoded by the coding sequence GTGCACAAGGAAGAATTGCTGGTCGTGACGCCTTACCCACAGGCAGATATGGAGTTGCTCGCGGGGAAGTACGACCTGCATGTGTTGTCCCAGTCGCCGCAGCCCGAGCGCCTGCTGGCCGAGCTGGCGCCGCGCCTGCGGGTGTTGGCCACCAACGGCGAGTCGGGCGCGAGCGCGCAGCTCATCGATGCGCTGCCCAGGCTGGAGATCATCGTCTCCTACGGCGTCGGGGTCGACGCCATCGACCTGGCGCATGCGGCCGCCAAGGGCATCCGCGTCACCAACACGCCCGACGTGCTGACCGGCGACGTGGCCGACCTCGGCATCGCCCTGATGCTGGCGGCGGCGCGCGACGTGGCGCGCTGCGATGCGTTGACGCGCGCCGGGCAATGGGGGCAGGCGCAGATTCCCCTGACCACGCGCGTGTTCGGCAAGCGCCTGGGCATCATCGGGCTGGGGCGCGTGGGACGGGCCGTCGCGCGCCGCGCCGAGGCGTTCGACATGCAGGTCCACTATCACGACAAGCTGCGCTTCGACGACGTGCCTTATCGCTACGTCGGCGGCATGGCCGAGCTGGCGGCCGGGGTGGACTTCCTGATGGTCTGCGCCGCCGCCGACCAGATGCCGCGCGGCGCCATCGGTCGCGAAGTGTTCGACGCGCTGGGCGCTGACGGCTTCCTGATCAACATCGCGCGCGGCAGCATCATCGACGAGCCCGCGCTGCTGGCGTGCCTGGAGCGCCGGGGCATCCGCGGCGCCGCGCTGGACGTGTTCTGGAACGAGCCTGCCATCGACCCTCGCTTCCTGGCGTTGCCCAACGTCTTGCTCCAGCCGCACCGCGCCAGCGCCACCGTGGAGACGCGCGCTGCGATGGCGCGCCTGGTGCGCGATAATCTCGATGCCTTCTTCAGCGGCAGCGCGCTGCCGACCGAATTCACCATGCACCTGGCCCGCGCCTGA